A genomic window from Silene latifolia isolate original U9 population chromosome 11, ASM4854445v1, whole genome shotgun sequence includes:
- the LOC141615180 gene encoding F-box/kelch-repeat protein At3g06240-like, with translation MPALIMLIPQEIMADILTRLPAKSIGCCRCVSKSWRHLLSGHHFIKAHLNRTKEFMDNELLMLISCYFNTLCRTNIAHHLSGEMTAFTTKLCFVVHSDFLTEGMPSCDGLILIKNNRSKRQLVNPTTNEARELPVLPYALYPRASFTMYGLGYDHVNDDYKVVTLSYCDTDNQRGIDCTEMFVNVYSVRNGTWKPAESSPYDHSVGHVTSGVYASGFVHWIACNTTDYSSVIVGFDLTKEEFCKVAAPSSFDGQNFVFKSLMVFGGCLCIPSWSNDEIEIWVMKEYGVKESWTKFSIVNPEALEFRPVLCMSGQREIVMVKDEDKEDEKLVMYNLDSATFKDITIHGGVDEFHIGGNFVETLVSPYYNNATQRG, from the exons ATGCCAGC CTTGATAATGTTAATTCCACAAGAGATCATGGCCGATATACTTACCCGTCTACCAGCAAAATCCATAGGCTGTTGTCGCTGTGTTTCCAAATCATGGCGGCATCTCCTTTCTGGACATCACTTCATCAAAGCTCACCTTAACCGAACCAAAGAGTTTATGGATAATGAATTACTTATGCTCATTTCTTGTTACTTCAATACCTTGTGTAGAACCAACATTGCCCACCACTTGTCTGGGGAGATGACCGCTTTCACCACGAAGCTCTGTTTTGTGGTGCACTCTGATTTTTTGACCGAGGGTATGCCTTCTTGTGATGGATTGATCTTAattaagaataatagaagtaagaGGCAGTTAGTTAACCCAACTACAAACGAAGCTCGAGAGTTGCCAGTTTTGCCATACGCTCTTTATCCTCGTGCTAGTTTCACCATGTACGGACTTGGGTATGATCACGTGAACGATGATTATAAGGTTGTAACACTTTCTTATTGTGATACTGATAATCAGCGTGGGATTGACTGTACTGAGATGTTTGTTAATGTGTACTCTGTTAGAAATGGTACGTGGAAACCGGCTGAGAGCTCTCCATATGATCATTCTGTTGGGCATGTTACTTCAGGGGTTTATGCGAGCGGTTTCGTGCATTGGATTGCGTGTAACACTACAGATTATTCGTCGGTTATCGTGGGCTTTGATCTGACTAAAGAAGAATTCTGCAAAGTAGCAGCACCTAGTTCATTTGATGGTCAAAACTTTGTGTTTAAAAGCCTCATGGTGTTTGGAGGATGTCTTTGCATTCCGTCATGGTCTAATGATGAAATTGAAATTTGGGTGATGAAGGAATACGGTGTTAAGGAGTCTTGGACTAAATTCTCTATCGTCAACCCCGAAGCATTAGAGTTTAGGCCAGTTTTATGTATGTCAGGCCAACGAGAAATAGTGATGGTGAAGGATGAAGATAAGGAGGACGAGAAATTGGTGATGTACAATTTGGATAGTGCAACGTTTAAGGATATCACAATCCATGGTGGGGTTGATGAGTTTCATATCGGAGGGAACTTCGTGGAAACCCTTGTCTCGCCTTATTACAATAATGCGACTCAGAGAGGATGA
- the LOC141612040 gene encoding F-box protein CPR1-like, whose amino-acid sequence MPRLPSLPQEIISEIFTRLPAKCIGRYRCLSKSWCHLLSELHFINRHIAQTRLFTDNELFMLNSTNSNTLYSGTIVRHSYGEMTVLATELNFVVSPKCRVWGTSSCDGLILLIENAKSDSLLVNPTTKEVRELNIPSHDLDVYPRVTTYGLGYDHVNDDYKVVLVSSYSLEHEPKMFANVYSVRNGSWKQLETSPYHHVSPGVFVGGSIHWIALNPSDYLNFGNPAYYSYFIAGFDLTTEKFWKVPAPSSMFDEASEYYNLGILGECLCMFSSVSEKKINIWVMKEYGVMESWTKFSIVDEQGSKLMPLKGVMGQRELVMMKDDFTPYERLSMHNLDTATFQDMKVKGINEGFNLGWSFKETLVSPYYKYN is encoded by the exons ATGCCTCGCTTACCAAG CTTACCACAAGAAATCATTTCGGAGATATTTACCCGTCTACCAGCAAAGTGCATAGGTCGTTATCGGTGCCTTTCTAAATCATGGTGTCATCTCCTTTCGGAACTTCACTTCATCAATCGTCATATCGCCCAAACCAGACTGTTCACCGATAATGAATTGTTCATGCTCAATTCTACGAATTCTAATACTCTTTATAGTGGCACCATTGTCCGTCACTCCTATGGTGAAATGACTGTTTTGGCCACAGAGCTCAATTTTGTAGTGAGTCCGAAATGTCGGGTTTGGGGAACGTCTTCTTGTGATGGATTGATATTATTAATTGAGAATGCTAAAAGTGATAGCTTATTGGTCAACCCAACTACAAAGGAGGTTCGAGAATTAAATATTCCATCACATGATCTTGATGTTTATCCTAGAGTCACCACTTATGGACTCGGGTATGATCATGTCAATGACGATTATAAGGTTGTATTAGTGTCTAGTTATTCTCTTGAGCATGAGCCGAAGATGTTTGCTAATGTGTATTCGGTTAGAAATGGTTCTTGGAAACAGTTGGAGACTTCCCCATATCATCATGTTTCGCCGGGGGTATTTGTCGGTGGGTCCATACATTGGATTGCACTAAACCCTTCGGATTACCTGAATTTTGGAAACCCTGCGTACTACTCGTATTTTATTGCAGGGTTCGATTTAACCACAGAGAAGTTCTGGAAAGTACCAGCACCTAGTTCAATGTTTGATGAAGCTTCTGAATATTATAACCTGGGAATACTTGGAGAATGTCTTTGCATGTTCAGTTCAGTCTCGGAAAAGAAAATTAATATTTGGGTGATGAAAGAATACGGTGTAATGGAGTCTTGGACTAAATTCTCGATTGTAGATGAACAAGGATCGAAGTTGATGCCATTAAAAGGTGTTATGGGGCAACGGGAACTGGTGATGATGAAGGACGACTTTACACCCTACGAGAGATTATCGATGCACAATTTGGATACTGCAACATTTCAAGATATGAAAGTAAAGGGCATAAATGAAGGGTTTAACTTGGGATGGAGCTTCAAGGAAACCCTTGTCTCGCCTTATTACAAATATAATTGA
- the LOC141612041 gene encoding F-box protein CPR1-like isoform X1: MRRQPSLILIIPEEILLEIFIRVGTKDIGRCRCVSKSWCHILSELDQDFIRGHLIQSKQYIDNELLMFKCHDSNKLFSGTIARQLSGDFTVVATKLTFDMSLKSRICGPSCDGLILLIEDDKSTILLVNPTIKEVLELHVPSHDLESHPRNTRYGLGYDQVNDDYKVVALSGYFLEHEMKMFANVYSVKKGSWKQVESCPYFYGYSGVFVGGSIHWIATNYCDNSRFIAGFDLTEEKIWKVPAPSAINGDPCEYDVLILLGGCLCMCNSFPKDETSIWVMKEYGVLQSWTKFKLVAERGSEMIPYIGVPGQRELVVLKDYHEPDERFVVYNLDAAKFQEMTIKGIKGGFCWVGGFRETLVSPYYNIHPTKSG; this comes from the exons ATGCGTCGCCAACCAAG CTTGATACTGATAATTCCAGAAGAAATCCTGTTGGAAATATTTATTCGTGTTGGAACAAAAGACATAGGTCGTTGTCGGTGCGTTTCCAAATCATGGTGTCATATTCTTTCAGAACTTGATCAAGACTTCATCAGAGGTCACCTCATCCAAAGCAAACAGTACATTGATAATGAATTGCTCATGTTCAAGTGTCATGACTCTAATAAGCTCTTTAGTGGCACCATTGCTCGTCAGTTGTCTGGTGATTTTACTGTTGTAGCCACTAAGCTTACTTTTGACATGAGCCTGAAAAGTCGGATATGTGGACCTTCTTGTGATGGATTGATATTATTAATAGAGGATGACAAAAGTACGATCTTGTTGGTCAACCCAACTATAAAGGAGGTTCTAGAATTACATGTTCCATCACACGATCTTGAATCTCATCCTAGAAATACTAGGTATGGACTCGGATATGATCAGGTCAATGACGATTATAAGGTCGTAGCACTATCTGGTTATTTTCTTGAGCATGAGATGAAGATGTTTGCTAATGTGTATTCTGTTAAGAAGGGTAGTTGGAAACAGGTGGAAAGTTGCCCGTATTTTTATGGATATTCAGGGGTATTTGTGGGTGGGTCCATACACTGGATTGCGACAAACTATTGTGATAACTCGCGTTTCATCGCAGGGTTTGATTTAACTGAAGAGAAGATTTGGAAAGTACCAGCGCCTAGTGCAATTAATGGTGACCCTTGTGAGTATGATGTGCTGATATTACTTGGAGGATGTCTTTGTATGTGCAATTCATTCCCAAAAGATGAAACGAGTATTTGGGTGATGAAAGAATACGGTGTTTTGCAGTCTTGGACTAAATTTAAGCTTGTTGCTGAACGAGGGTCAGAGATGATCCCATATATAGGTGTTCCTGGGCAACGGGAACTGGTGGTGCTAAAGGACTATCATGAACCCGATGAGAGATTTGTAGTGTACAATTTGGATGCCGCAAAATTTCAAGAAATGACAATAAAAGGCATAAAGGGTGGGTTCTGCTGGGTAGGAGGCTTCAGGGAAACTCTTGTATCACCTTATTACAACATCCATCCAACTAAGAGCGGTTGA
- the LOC141612041 gene encoding F-box protein CPR1-like isoform X2 — translation MFKCHDSNKLFSGTIARQLSGDFTVVATKLTFDMSLKSRICGPSCDGLILLIEDDKSTILLVNPTIKEVLELHVPSHDLESHPRNTRYGLGYDQVNDDYKVVALSGYFLEHEMKMFANVYSVKKGSWKQVESCPYFYGYSGVFVGGSIHWIATNYCDNSRFIAGFDLTEEKIWKVPAPSAINGDPCEYDVLILLGGCLCMCNSFPKDETSIWVMKEYGVLQSWTKFKLVAERGSEMIPYIGVPGQRELVVLKDYHEPDERFVVYNLDAAKFQEMTIKGIKGGFCWVGGFRETLVSPYYNIHPTKSG, via the coding sequence ATGTTCAAGTGTCATGACTCTAATAAGCTCTTTAGTGGCACCATTGCTCGTCAGTTGTCTGGTGATTTTACTGTTGTAGCCACTAAGCTTACTTTTGACATGAGCCTGAAAAGTCGGATATGTGGACCTTCTTGTGATGGATTGATATTATTAATAGAGGATGACAAAAGTACGATCTTGTTGGTCAACCCAACTATAAAGGAGGTTCTAGAATTACATGTTCCATCACACGATCTTGAATCTCATCCTAGAAATACTAGGTATGGACTCGGATATGATCAGGTCAATGACGATTATAAGGTCGTAGCACTATCTGGTTATTTTCTTGAGCATGAGATGAAGATGTTTGCTAATGTGTATTCTGTTAAGAAGGGTAGTTGGAAACAGGTGGAAAGTTGCCCGTATTTTTATGGATATTCAGGGGTATTTGTGGGTGGGTCCATACACTGGATTGCGACAAACTATTGTGATAACTCGCGTTTCATCGCAGGGTTTGATTTAACTGAAGAGAAGATTTGGAAAGTACCAGCGCCTAGTGCAATTAATGGTGACCCTTGTGAGTATGATGTGCTGATATTACTTGGAGGATGTCTTTGTATGTGCAATTCATTCCCAAAAGATGAAACGAGTATTTGGGTGATGAAAGAATACGGTGTTTTGCAGTCTTGGACTAAATTTAAGCTTGTTGCTGAACGAGGGTCAGAGATGATCCCATATATAGGTGTTCCTGGGCAACGGGAACTGGTGGTGCTAAAGGACTATCATGAACCCGATGAGAGATTTGTAGTGTACAATTTGGATGCCGCAAAATTTCAAGAAATGACAATAAAAGGCATAAAGGGTGGGTTCTGCTGGGTAGGAGGCTTCAGGGAAACTCTTGTATCACCTTATTACAACATCCATCCAACTAAGAGCGGTTGA
- the LOC141612042 gene encoding F-box protein CPR1-like: MPRQARLILIIPDEILLAIFIRVGTKDIGCCRCVSKSWCHILSELDQDFIRGHLIQSKQCIDNELLMFKCHDSNKLFSGTIARQLSGDFTVVATKLTFDMSLKSRICGPSCDGLILLIEDDKSTILLVNPTIKEVLELHIPSHDLDSHRRSTSYGLGYDQVNDDYKVVALSGYFIEHDDEMKMFVNVYSVKKSTWKQVESCPYLYDYSGVFVGGSIHWIASNYWDDSPFIARFDLTEERICKVPAPSAINGDPCEYDVLMVLGGCLCICNSFPRDEINIWVMKEYGVLQSWTKFKLVAERGSEMIPYIGVPGQRELVVLKDYHTLDERFVVYNLDTLKFQDMTIKGIKYGFGWYEGFRETLVSPYYNHTSIEPS, translated from the exons ATGCCTCGCCAAGCAAG ATTGATACTGATAATTCCAGACGAAATCCTGTTGGCAATATTTATTCGTGTTGGAACAAAAGACATAGGTTGTTGTCGGTGCGTTTCCAAATCATGGTGTCATATTCTTTCAGAACTTGATCAAGACTTCATCAGAGGTCACCTCATCCAAAGCAAACAGTGCATTGATAATGAATTGCTCATGTTCAAGTGTCATGACTCTAATAAGCTCTTTAGTGGCACCATTGCTCGTCAGTTGTCCGGTGATTTTACTGTTGTAGCCACTAAGCTTACTTTTGACATGAGCCTGAAAAGTCGGATATGTGGACCTTCTTGTGATGGATTGATATTATTAATAGAGGATGACAAAAGTACGATCTTGTTGGTCAACCCAACTATAAAGGAGGTTCTAGAATTACACATTCCATCACACGATCTTGATTCTCATCGTAGATCTACCAGTTATGGACTCGGGTATGATCAGGTCAATGACGATTATAAGGTCGTAGCACTATCTGGTTATTTTATTGAGCATGATGATGAGATGAAGATGTTTGTTAATGTGTATTCTGTTAAGAAGAGTACTTGGAAACAGGTGGAAAGTTGCCCATATTTGTATGATTATTCAGGGGTATTTGTGGGTGGGTCCATACACTGGATTGCGTCAAACTATTGGGATGACTCGCCTTTCATCGCGAGGTTTGATTTAACCGAAGAGAGGATTTGTAAAGTACCCGCGCCTAGTGCAATTAATGGTGACCCTTGTGAGTATGATGTACTAATGGTACTTGGAGGATGTCTTTGCATCTGCAATTCATTCCCTAGAGATGAAATCAATATTTGGGTGATGAAAGAATACGGTGTTTTGCAGTCTTGGACTAAATTTAAGCTTGTTGCTGAACGAGGGTCAGAGATGATCCCATATATAGGTGTTCCTGGGCAACGGGAACTGGTGGTGCTGAAGGACTATCATACACTCGATGAGAGATTTGTAGTGTACAATTTGGATACCTTAAAGTTTCAAGATATGACAATAAAGGGCATAAAGTATGGGTTCGGCTGGTATGAAGGCTTCAGGGAAACTCTTGTATCACCATATTACAACCATACATCCATAGAACCAAGTTAA